In Salvia miltiorrhiza cultivar Shanhuang (shh) unplaced genomic scaffold, IMPLAD_Smil_shh original_scaffold_209, whole genome shotgun sequence, the following proteins share a genomic window:
- the LOC131003357 gene encoding probable receptor-like protein kinase At5g18500: protein MESFVERSCSSRRCTPLMLGGVVVAFDAFKTHDFHEFEKIISDVLKREETFQEVRTITFLGGLDRVLHPMGFKIHVGHKSFMGAHGRAIEEDVSRKVDGYVSTLQRSAVECEEKGVEIQVKIVVGAPLMDLLVEEISSLRATWAVLDRQLKRETRSCFLKQISCKVAQVRDNLCLEILRPYYVDNCTTTAKNKLVYSLGKPVPLPPAQDDESDRNSLISLPVTPMIRSTNPKNCPLSPPTTISEEEELVYTSPQQEVAQVGSEHDEVENKLDGCSNEGDAVGSSYSEMKIEAGEYSSDTSPEDTDSKEENKARDEADDEIQENKLFPYDDKANIMCPDSLGCSYTLVQAATENFSFDNFIGEGGYGIVYRGKLGDGQLVAVKVQKETKAQTSAEFQAEVSPLSSARHTNIVALLGYCSKGNLRILIYEYINNKSLEWHLFDNAARVLEWSQRYSIAIGAAKGLRFLHEECRGSPIIHCNIRPSNVMLTQDLVPMLGDFGLARYSTSKFDKQRNFLGNLGYVAPECTEGGLRCVKADVYAFGILVMQLISGRKAVDQQQHSIMKWALCLIESLALEDLVDPRLGDAYCVYEVYNMSRAAYACVQSAPLSRPTMREVLSILEGTNDHLRHVKRNLYPMIIRPEPSLD from the exons ATGGAATCATTCGTGGAGAGGAGCTGCAGCAGCAGGAGGTGTACTCCTCTCATGCTTGGCGGCGTCGTGGTTGCTTTCGACGCCTTCAAAACTCACGATTTTCACGAGTTTGAGAAGATTATTAGTGATGTGTTGAAGCGGGAAGAGACGTTCCAAGAAGTTCGGACAATCACATTTCTTGGAGGTTTGGACAGAGTGCTTCATCCCA TGGGTTTCAAGATTCATGTAGGCCATAAGTCCTTCATGGGAGCACATGGCCGCGCGATTGAGGAAGACGTTTCTAGAAAGGTCGATGGCTACGTAAGCACGCTGCAACGCAGTGCCGTTGAATGTGAAGAAAAAGGG GTGGAGATCCAAGTCAAGATTGTGGTTGGAGCTCCATTGATGGACCTTCTTGTAGAAGAAATATCATCTCTCCGTGCAACATGGGCTGTACTCGACAG GCAGCTAAAGAGGGAGACAAGATCTTGTTTCCTTAAGCAAATATCTTGCAAGGTTGCACAAGTGCGCGACAACTTGTGCTTGGAGATATTGAGGCCGTATTATGTGGACAACTGCACCACCACTGCCAAGAATAAGCTTGTTTACTCGTTAGGCAAGCCGGTGCCACTGCCTCCTGCTCAAGATGATGAGAGTGATAGGAACTCCCTCATCTCCCTACCTGTCACCCCCATGATAAGGTCTACTAATCCCAAGAACTGCCCCTTGTCGCCTCCCACAACGATCTCTGAGGAGGAGGAGCTCGTCTACACAAGTCCTCAGCAAGAAGTAGCACAAG TAGGCAGTGAACACGACGAGGTGGAAAATAAACTCGATGGCTGCAGCAACGAGGGTGATGCAGTTGGCTCGAGCTATTCAGAGATGAAGATTGAGGCAGGTGAATATTCATCTGATACTTCACCGGAAG ATACTGATTCCAAGGAAGAAAACAAGGCGAGAGACGAAGCTGATGATGAAATCCAAGAAAACAAGCTTTTTCCGTATGATGATAAGGCCAACATCATGTGCCCTGACTCGCTGGGATGCAGCTACACGCTTGTGCAGGCTGCAACGGAAAATTTCTCATTCGACAACTTCATTGGTGAGGGCGGATATGGGATCGTGTACAGGGGCAAGCTCGGTGATGGACAGCTTGTAGCTGTGAAGGTGCAGAAGGAGACCAAGGCACAAACCTCTGCTGAGTTCCAGGCTGAGGTCTCGCCTCTCAGCTCTGCTCGTCACACAAACATTGTCGCGCTTCTTGGCTACTGCAGCAAGGGGAACCTTAGGATCTTGATCTATGAATACATCAACAACAAGTCTCTCGAGTGGCATTTATTTG ATAATGCAGCTCGAGTTCTTGAATGGAGCCAGAGATACAGCATTGCCATCGGAGCTGCAAAAGGGCTACGGTTTCTACACGAAGAGTGCCGCGGAAGCCCCATAATTCACTGCAACATTAGGCCAAGCAATGTGATGCTAACACAAGACCTTGTTCCAATG TTGGGAGATTTTGGGCTTGCTAGGTATAGCACTTCGAAGTTCGATAAACAGAGAAATTTTCTAGGCAATCTTGG ATATGTTGCACCGGAGTGCACGGAAGGCGGCCTTCGTTGCGTGAAGGCCGACGTCTACGCCTTTGGCATTCTCGTGATGCAGCTGATATCGGGGCGGAAGGCGGTGGATCAGCAGCAGCACTCCATCATGAAATGG GCTTTGTGTTTGATTGAATCACTAGCATTGGAGGATCTCGTTGATCCACGCCTCGGCGATGCCTACTGCGTCTATGAGGTATACAACATGAGTCGAGCGGCCTACGCGTGCGTGCAAAGTGCGCCTCTATCGCGCCCAACAATGAGGGAG GTATTGAGCATTCTTGAGGGGACGAACGATCATCTTCGCCACGTAAAGAGAAACTTATACCCCATGATAATAAGGCCAGAGCCCAGCCTCGACTAA
- the LOC131003378 gene encoding pentatricopeptide repeat-containing protein At1g43980, mitochondrial, translated as MIVVFVCMFSLLQKGHRFHHTVSFLSGLIDQCPSLKSPSNSLKLIHAQLVKFGLNSNIYLGNRCIDLYFKSGSTKDALKLFEDIPSKNIVSWNLYLKILVKCFDMASARKVFDEMPERDAVSWNTVISGYISSGLFESAWEVFLEMRDRGVRPSEFTFSMMLCCVKCREHAKEIHGRIVRNGGFNSSLVVGNSLIDMYGKLGLVEYSLAVFSSMEKVDVISWNSVISGCCKSGYEHFALHQFYVMGSNGFKVDEYSVSSVLTACSNLRNLEKGKQVFCFSMKMGFLGNTVVSSAAIDLFSKCNRLESALRVFKESFALDSPLCNAMIACYASHDLEENALELFVCSLRENIRPTEFTLSSVLHSASVFVPVEQGSQLHSLVIKTGFEVDAVVTSSLVQMYNKYGLVEFALEIFSNMVSRDLVAWNTMILGLTDNGKLLEAVDLFKKLFESGLHPDQITFSGVLLACSYGGLLEEGMAIFSSMEQQHGVAPINEHYTSVADMMIRAGMINEVIDFFQALQCEPHARTWESLLHACGDYENLDLVETIADRLMELEPHSSLAYLIYLANTYEQRGRWESLVRVRRKMEKATRKEVVDISWIGIKGHTFSFEANPTTHCGGENVCSILGFVKQDMATEYDDVCIN; from the coding sequence ATGATCGTCGTATTCGTTTGCATGTTCAGTTTGCTTCAAAAGGGGCACAGATTTCATCACACGGTGTCGTTTCTCTCTGGCCTCATCGATCAGTGTCCTTCGTTAAAAAGCCCCTCAAATTCTTTGAAATTAATTCATGCGCAGTTGGTAAAATTCGGCTtgaattcaaatatatatttggGCAATCGATGTATCGATCTTTATTTCAAGTCGGGATCAACGAAAGATGCTCTGAAGCTGTTTGAAGATATTCCCAGCAAAAATATCGTTTCTTGGAACTTATACTTGAAAATCTTGGTGAAATGTTTCGACATGGCGAGTGCGCGTAAAgtgttcgacgaaatgcctGAACGAGATGCTGTGAGTTGGAACACGGTGATATCTGGGTATATTTCGAGTGGGTTATTTGAAAGTGCGTGGGAGGTTTTTTTGGAAATGAGGGATCGTGGGGTTAGGCCGAGTGAGTTCACTTTTTCTATGATGTTGTGTTGTGTGAAATGTAGAGAGCATGCCAAGGAGATTCATGGCCGCATTGTGAGAAATGGTGGGTTTAATTCCAGCTTGGTGGTGGGGAATTCCTTGATTGATATGTATGGGAAGCTCGGCCTCGTTGAATATTCTCTTGCTGTGTTTTCGAGTATGGAGAAAGTGGATGTGATTTCTTGGAATTCTGTTATTTCTGGTTGCTGTAAATCTGGTTATGAGCATTTTGCTTTGCATCAGTTCTATGTGATGGGAAGTAATGGTTTCAAAGTGGATGAATATTCGGTTTCATCTGTGCTTACTGCTTGTTCCAACTTGAGGAATTTGGAGAAGGGTAAGCAAGTCTTTTGCTTTTCTATGAAGATGGGATTTCTTGGGAATACAGTTGTTTCTAGTGCAGCTATTGATCTATTCTCCAAATGCAACAGACTGGAAAGTGCGTTGCGTGTTTTTAaggaatcgtttgcacttgaTTCACCTCTCTGCAATGCAATGATCGCGTGCTATGCTAGCCACGATTTGGAGGAGAATGCTTTGGAGCTTTTTGTTTGTTCTTTGAGGGAGAATATTAGGCCGACAGAGTTCACTCTCAGCTCGGTTCTTCACTCCGCTTCTGTGTTTGTTCCGGTGGAGCAAGGTAGTCAGCTTCATTCTTTGGTGATCAAAACGGGGTTTGAAGTGGATGCAGTTGTGACGAGTTCACTCGTGCAAATGTATAATAAATACGGGTTGGTCGAGTTTGCCTTGGAAATTTTCTCGAATATGGTTTCTAGAGATTTGGTAGCATGGAATACGATGATACTAGGATTGACTGATAACGGAAAGCTACTTGAAGCCGTTGATCTTTTCAAGAAACTATTTGAAAGTGGCTTACATCCTGACCAGATTACATTTTCTGGAGTTCTTTTAGCTTGCAGTTATGGTGGCTTGCTTGAGGAAGGCATGGCGATCTTCTCATCCATGGAGCAGCAGCATGGAGTAGCTCCGATAAATGAGCATTACACCTCTGTTGCAGATATGATGATTAGAGCTGGCATGATTAATGAAGTGATTGATTTCTTTCAGGCGTTGCAATGTGAACCTCATGCTCGTACATGGGAATCCCTACTCCATGCTTGTGGGGATTATGAGAATCTAGATCTTGTAGAAACCATTGCAGACAGGTTGATGGAATTGGAACCTCACTCGTCTCTTGCTTACTTGATTTATCTGGCTAACACTTATGAACAGAGAGGTAGATGGGAAAGCCTTGTTCGAGTGAGGAGGAAGATGGAAAAGGCGACCAGAAAGGAAGTAGTTGACATCAGTTGGATTGGTATAAAAGGCCATACATTTTCTTTTGAGGCAAACCCAACGACTCATTGTGGTGGGGAGAATGTTTGCTCCATTTTGGGATTTGTAAAGCAGGATATGGCGACTGAATATGATGATGTTTGTATCAACTGA